Proteins found in one Brevibacillus brevis genomic segment:
- a CDS encoding sulfite exporter TauE/SafE family protein gives MTIDLVITLFVIGFAGSFISGLVGIGGSIIKYPMLLYIPPALGFVAYTAHQVSGISAVQVFFATLAAVWTLRKDQLIHYQLVVYMGSAIIVGSLLGGYGGKYLSADAVNIVYAILATIAVILMFLPKKRMDEREQTTEMIFHKPTAVLSALIVGGASGIVGAAGAFILVPIMLIILRIPIRVAIASSLAITFLSSIGSTIGKWMAGDILFWPSVIMVFASILAAPLGTKVSKRLDTRILQTILALLILATTIKIWADILAFP, from the coding sequence ATGACTATCGACCTCGTAATCACACTGTTTGTTATCGGTTTCGCGGGATCATTTATCTCTGGTCTCGTCGGGATCGGGGGCTCCATCATCAAGTATCCGATGCTTCTGTACATTCCGCCCGCCCTTGGATTCGTTGCTTACACAGCTCACCAAGTATCCGGAATAAGTGCCGTCCAAGTATTTTTTGCCACCCTGGCTGCTGTTTGGACTCTACGCAAAGATCAGCTTATCCATTACCAGCTCGTTGTGTACATGGGAAGTGCCATTATTGTAGGGAGCTTGCTTGGAGGATATGGAGGAAAATATCTTTCAGCAGATGCCGTCAATATCGTCTACGCCATTCTGGCCACCATTGCTGTAATCTTGATGTTCCTGCCAAAAAAGCGAATGGACGAACGTGAACAGACGACCGAGATGATCTTTCATAAGCCAACAGCTGTATTATCCGCTTTGATTGTCGGTGGTGCCTCTGGAATTGTAGGGGCAGCTGGCGCTTTTATTTTGGTTCCCATCATGTTGATCATCCTTAGGATACCGATAAGAGTTGCGATTGCTTCCTCTCTTGCCATCACCTTCCTTTCTTCCATTGGATCGACCATAGGAAAATGGATGGCAGGGGATATATTGTTTTGGCCATCCGTGATCATGGTATTCGCCAGCATCTTGGCAGCGCCGCTCGGTACAAAGGTCAGCAAACGTTTGGACACCCGGATTCTCCAAACCATTCTAGCCTTGTTGATCCTAGCCACGACAATTAAGATTTGGGCCGACATTCTTGCATTTCCATAA
- a CDS encoding aminopeptidase P N-terminal domain-containing protein has product MTNTIHSIEFIKRRQKLAEKMPDHSALVLFSGVVKTRSNDDKYLFSPNRNFYYLTGISRSNLILMITKRAGIVNETLFLQRPNELEAKWTGAVLSDQEAKEQSGIEHFDYLDEWLESFGVFVRRCEGKSSLYLDLYRYQWSDELTPADNFAEDAQKKYRTLQIHDAGPWLKELRMLKSSAEIEEIRRAITITDEAIRRMWSYARPGIMEYELEAHYDFTLKSHGVRELPYLPIIASGVNATILHYEANNQRAVDGDLVLLDLGAASNYYAADISRTFPVNGRFTERQKAIYQLVLEAEIKTIEAVKPGVTLSELNDVTKQVLTDGLLRLGLIQDSSELSKYYYHSVSHHLGLDTHDFSDYNVGLQPGMVITIEPGLYIEEEAIGIRIEDNVLVTAEGCEILSSQIPKEIEEVEMLIGKKE; this is encoded by the coding sequence ATGACAAACACCATACATTCAATAGAATTCATCAAGCGCCGTCAAAAACTCGCGGAAAAAATGCCTGACCACAGCGCACTTGTCCTCTTTTCAGGGGTTGTCAAGACACGCAGCAATGACGATAAATATCTGTTTTCACCAAACCGCAACTTCTATTATCTAACGGGCATTTCGCGCAGCAACCTCATTCTCATGATCACAAAACGCGCTGGCATCGTAAACGAAACGCTATTTCTTCAGCGCCCAAATGAGCTGGAAGCGAAATGGACAGGGGCGGTCTTATCCGATCAAGAGGCGAAGGAGCAATCTGGTATTGAACACTTCGACTATCTCGATGAGTGGCTGGAGTCATTTGGAGTCTTTGTGAGGCGCTGCGAAGGCAAGTCCTCACTCTATCTTGACTTGTATCGCTATCAGTGGAGCGACGAGCTGACCCCTGCAGACAATTTTGCCGAAGACGCGCAGAAGAAATACCGGACCCTTCAAATTCACGATGCGGGCCCATGGCTGAAAGAACTGCGTATGTTGAAGAGTTCGGCCGAAATCGAAGAGATCAGACGTGCGATTACGATCACGGATGAAGCAATCCGGCGCATGTGGTCGTATGCACGTCCTGGAATCATGGAATATGAACTAGAGGCGCACTATGATTTCACGTTGAAGTCGCACGGTGTTCGCGAGCTTCCTTATTTACCCATTATTGCTAGTGGCGTCAATGCTACTATCTTGCACTATGAAGCGAATAATCAGCGTGCGGTAGATGGTGACTTGGTCCTCCTCGACCTCGGTGCAGCATCGAATTACTATGCGGCTGATATTTCGCGAACGTTTCCCGTAAATGGTCGCTTTACTGAACGACAGAAAGCGATCTATCAACTCGTGCTCGAAGCAGAAATCAAGACCATCGAAGCAGTGAAGCCTGGTGTCACACTTTCAGAACTCAATGATGTTACGAAACAGGTCCTGACAGATGGTCTGCTACGTCTCGGTCTCATCCAAGACAGCAGTGAGCTCTCCAAATACTACTATCATTCCGTGTCACATCACCTTGGACTGGATACGCACGATTTCTCAGATTACAATGTTGGCTTGCAGCCTGGTATGGTGATCACGATTGAACCAGGTCTGTACATAGAGGAAGAAGCCATTGGGATTCGGATTGAAGATAATGTGTTGGTAACAGCAGAGGGCTGCGAGATACTCTCGTCACAGATCCCGAAGGAAATCGAGGAAGTGGAAATGTTGATTGGGAAAAAGGAATAG
- a CDS encoding helix-turn-helix domain-containing protein, with product MGGLLGTLHQSLRSEIEQHRRARGYTLSKLGDLTGINPGTLSEILNGNPPRAITIGQLDALASVFGYEPGWMYELYPDECLYEGKISRPRLIPYLIRSAENRRKDCIEAVASQLLENPKNISILFTVAEQLYEEGKLGKAVPFYEYVIENEKDSYSTQFVMSHYRLFQAILGTNADENEKAVIRFSLYRKRLPETDQLDALLNLAKVCFTLQKWSEAETYADELRELSKIIYQDKLQKRRKNRAAELIKTERPLVYYYGMGYLYKGLVLQMQGAYSHSKEYVQAYADLYWFELLDDEGLRIVERFAVFAKANFYTLEVLMGNEDIIKEYTDYLAEQPDEILPGLVTIMEAANKYHFCVDEVLLRLSEDIGRFHERTLLVNMVQHLQYRYQKAIYDFTKWRIESGLNETLHCFVLSNLMNRHYDALQCVQLFEKYRHLASPSQILQYQAIVIGEKKAEATFINEL from the coding sequence ATGGGGGGACTGCTAGGGACATTGCACCAGTCGCTGCGGTCAGAAATCGAACAACATCGGCGAGCGCGCGGTTATACATTAAGCAAACTAGGGGATTTAACTGGTATTAATCCGGGGACATTGAGCGAGATTCTAAATGGGAATCCACCTCGGGCTATCACAATAGGTCAATTAGATGCGCTCGCTTCGGTGTTTGGCTACGAGCCAGGCTGGATGTATGAACTATATCCCGATGAATGTTTATATGAAGGGAAAATTTCGCGCCCCCGATTGATACCTTATTTGATTCGAAGCGCTGAGAATAGGCGAAAGGATTGCATTGAAGCTGTTGCCTCCCAATTGTTGGAGAATCCCAAAAATATTTCCATCCTTTTTACTGTGGCAGAGCAATTATATGAGGAGGGAAAACTGGGAAAGGCGGTGCCATTCTATGAGTACGTAATTGAGAACGAGAAAGATAGCTACTCAACCCAGTTTGTGATGAGTCACTACCGATTATTTCAGGCAATTCTCGGGACAAATGCCGATGAAAATGAGAAGGCTGTTATTCGCTTTTCATTATATCGAAAGCGATTACCCGAAACGGATCAATTAGACGCCTTATTAAATTTGGCGAAGGTTTGTTTCACTTTGCAAAAATGGAGTGAAGCAGAAACTTACGCAGATGAGCTACGAGAGCTTTCCAAAATTATTTATCAAGATAAGCTGCAAAAACGCAGAAAAAATCGAGCGGCAGAGTTGATAAAAACAGAACGCCCACTCGTCTACTACTATGGAATGGGTTATTTATATAAAGGATTAGTCTTACAGATGCAAGGCGCTTATTCACACTCGAAAGAATATGTACAAGCATACGCCGATTTATATTGGTTTGAACTTCTGGACGATGAAGGGTTACGAATCGTTGAGCGGTTTGCTGTCTTTGCGAAAGCGAATTTTTACACACTGGAAGTATTAATGGGAAATGAAGATATCATTAAGGAATACACCGACTATCTGGCGGAGCAGCCTGATGAAATACTTCCGGGCCTCGTTACAATTATGGAAGCTGCTAATAAATATCATTTTTGTGTCGATGAGGTTTTATTACGCCTCTCTGAAGATATTGGTAGATTCCATGAACGAACATTGTTGGTTAATATGGTTCAGCACCTCCAATATCGATATCAGAAAGCAATATATGATTTTACAAAGTGGCGCATTGAAAGTGGACTCAATGAAACCCTGCACTGTTTCGTACTATCGAATTTGATGAATCGACATTATGATGCTCTGCAATGTGTACAGTTGTTTGAAAAATATCGACATCTTGCTTCTCCATCACAGATTCTCCAATATCAAGCCATTGTAATTGGAGAGAAGAAGGCTGAAGCTACATTTATAAACGAGTTGTAG
- a CDS encoding aspartyl-phosphate phosphatase Spo0E family protein — MHPGTSPKSKGTFWGAGIEVSRHHLDLETSIEQLRQQMIELAGKHGLTSDVVLGVSQQLDKYIVMAQNNHKVDSIW; from the coding sequence GTGCACCCAGGAACATCCCCGAAAAGCAAGGGCACGTTCTGGGGCGCGGGAATAGAAGTAAGTCGCCACCACTTGGATCTGGAAACAAGCATCGAACAACTACGACAGCAAATGATTGAATTGGCTGGAAAACATGGTCTAACAAGTGACGTAGTGTTGGGGGTAAGCCAGCAATTGGACAAGTATATAGTGATGGCGCAAAACAACCATAAAGTGGATAGCATTTGGTAA
- a CDS encoding PLP-dependent aminotransferase family protein, producing MFQDFKLVGDRPVAIQVKEYVKRLIIKGALQADQKLPSTREMSSLLKVSRNSVIAAYEGLEDDGFTYAIPGKGSYVTTMVGHLTAHNEGTDGYASWQIDWKARMNEYAVSAVELDMMKQGIRGKKGTISFTSIAPDEQLFDLGDVRRAFLDRMAVEGQVLLNYGYAKGYKPLIDYLMRYMENKGVDLSGKDMLITNGFTEGFDIVLSVLRPSARRGAAICENPTHHTAIKNLKLQGFEITGIPMESDGMDVEQLEAVLHKQTNSFDLAYLTPSYHNPTGIVMSPAKRSAVMKLLMHYQIPVIEDGFNEELRYSGAHVAPLIATAGQGNGVIYIGSFSKVLFPGLRVGWLLGDKALIDNLESIKRARTIHTSTIDQSILYQYLLNGNFDKYVKKARMEYKRKYELTKACCEVYLPEAQLTGDGGLHLFLTFPQGVNTRQLLEACTEQGVIFTPGDKFFIQEGTGTNTLRLGFSRVTDENIERGIQIIGKQVRPFLER from the coding sequence ATGTTCCAGGATTTCAAGCTTGTTGGTGACCGTCCAGTCGCGATACAAGTGAAAGAATACGTCAAACGTTTAATTATCAAAGGTGCGCTTCAGGCAGATCAAAAGCTGCCCTCCACCCGAGAAATGAGCAGTCTGTTAAAAGTGAGTCGCAATTCGGTCATTGCTGCATACGAAGGTTTAGAGGATGACGGATTTACGTATGCGATTCCAGGAAAAGGCAGTTATGTTACCACGATGGTGGGCCATTTGACTGCGCATAACGAAGGAACTGACGGCTATGCCTCCTGGCAAATCGACTGGAAGGCACGAATGAACGAATATGCTGTATCTGCTGTAGAACTAGACATGATGAAGCAAGGCATACGCGGCAAAAAAGGAACCATTTCATTCACAAGCATCGCGCCGGATGAGCAGTTATTTGACTTGGGGGATGTAAGGCGGGCGTTTTTGGATCGGATGGCAGTCGAAGGGCAGGTCTTACTCAACTACGGCTATGCCAAGGGCTACAAGCCACTGATCGATTACTTGATGCGATATATGGAGAATAAGGGCGTCGATTTAAGCGGTAAGGATATGCTGATAACAAACGGGTTTACAGAAGGGTTTGACATCGTGTTGTCGGTACTTCGTCCTTCTGCGCGCCGTGGGGCAGCCATTTGTGAAAATCCGACCCATCATACAGCGATCAAGAATTTGAAGTTGCAAGGATTTGAGATTACCGGCATTCCGATGGAGAGTGATGGTATGGATGTGGAGCAGCTTGAGGCGGTGTTGCATAAGCAGACAAACAGCTTCGATTTGGCCTATTTGACTCCTTCCTATCACAATCCGACAGGCATAGTCATGTCGCCAGCGAAGCGCAGTGCGGTTATGAAATTACTGATGCATTATCAGATTCCTGTGATCGAGGATGGATTCAACGAGGAGTTGCGCTACTCGGGAGCGCATGTTGCGCCATTAATCGCGACAGCAGGGCAGGGGAATGGTGTCATCTATATTGGTAGCTTCTCCAAGGTACTGTTCCCTGGATTGCGAGTGGGCTGGTTGCTCGGAGACAAGGCATTGATCGACAATCTGGAAAGCATTAAGCGTGCACGCACCATTCACACTTCAACCATCGATCAATCAATACTCTATCAATATTTGCTAAATGGAAACTTTGATAAATATGTCAAAAAAGCCCGTATGGAATATAAGCGCAAATATGAACTGACAAAGGCATGCTGTGAAGTATATCTCCCTGAGGCGCAGTTAACTGGGGACGGGGGCTTGCATTTGTTTCTTACCTTTCCGCAAGGCGTAAATACACGCCAACTGCTAGAAGCTTGCACAGAGCAAGGGGTCATTTTTACACCGGGGGACAAGTTTTTTATTCAAGAAGGAACAGGGACGAATACTTTGCGACTAGGTTTTTCACGAGTAACGGATGAAAATATCGAGCGGGGCATTCAGATAATCGGCAAACAGGTGCGCCCCTTTCTGGAGAGATAA
- a CDS encoding D-alanine--D-alanine ligase, producing the protein MKIGVIMGGISSEREVSLKTGQEMINHLDRSRYEAVPIVITQRADLITQVQQAGIDFALLALHGQYGEDGTVQGALETLGIPYTGSGVLASSLCMNKQLSKMLLKAAGIQTPAGLYWKDVYDPQAVKQLGYPVIVKPNLGGSSIGVQLVQNEKELLSAVQEASHLDQGILIEPYLKGTELTCAILDGEVLPIIGIRSAHSEWFDYRAKYEDGGAEEKVIELPPVTQQRVREAALASYQLLKCKVYARVDMILCQDIPYVLEVNTLPGMTANSLFPKSAGAAGMTFTHLLDRIIASSLHERKREWGNTVTG; encoded by the coding sequence ATGAAGATAGGCGTTATTATGGGTGGTATTTCTTCAGAGCGAGAAGTTTCGCTGAAGACTGGTCAAGAGATGATCAATCATTTGGATCGGAGTCGCTACGAGGCAGTTCCCATTGTCATTACTCAGCGAGCGGATTTAATCACGCAGGTACAGCAGGCTGGCATCGATTTCGCGCTGTTGGCACTGCATGGTCAATATGGTGAGGATGGCACAGTGCAGGGAGCACTGGAGACACTTGGTATTCCCTATACAGGAAGCGGTGTCCTGGCAAGCAGCCTATGCATGAATAAACAACTGTCCAAGATGCTGTTGAAGGCAGCGGGCATTCAAACGCCTGCAGGACTTTACTGGAAGGACGTTTATGATCCACAAGCGGTGAAGCAATTGGGTTACCCGGTGATTGTGAAGCCAAACTTGGGGGGATCCAGCATAGGTGTCCAGCTCGTGCAAAATGAGAAGGAGCTGCTGTCGGCTGTTCAGGAAGCCAGTCATTTGGATCAGGGGATCTTGATTGAGCCCTATTTGAAAGGGACGGAGTTAACCTGCGCGATTCTGGATGGCGAGGTACTACCGATAATCGGCATTCGCTCCGCACATTCAGAGTGGTTCGACTACCGAGCGAAATATGAGGATGGGGGCGCGGAGGAGAAGGTGATCGAGCTTCCTCCCGTTACCCAGCAGCGTGTGCGCGAGGCTGCGCTCGCAAGCTACCAACTGCTGAAGTGCAAAGTCTATGCAAGGGTCGATATGATTTTGTGTCAGGATATACCTTACGTATTAGAAGTGAACACCTTACCGGGGATGACCGCCAACAGCCTGTTTCCAAAGAGTGCAGGTGCAGCAGGTATGACCTTTACACATCTGTTAGACCGTATTATTGCCAGCTCGCTCCACGAACGGAAACGGGAATGGGGGAACACTGTAACAGGATAA
- a CDS encoding helix-turn-helix domain-containing protein, with protein MEEFHTNIGENIKRIRKERNLSLDKTSEITGVSKTMLGQIERGKSAPTITTLWKIASGLRLSFSSLVSQYKPNVTIIKKKEVNPIIENNGQYRVYPLVPYNPEQQFEIFSVTLEPGCERIAEPHTTGVEEFILVNEGTLEVVVNEQVYVVESEDTLIFKADRPHIYRNNGDRIVKCSVVIHYSSQ; from the coding sequence ATGGAAGAGTTTCACACAAATATTGGTGAGAATATAAAGCGTATCCGAAAAGAAAGAAACTTGAGCTTGGATAAAACTTCTGAAATAACAGGGGTTAGCAAAACGATGCTCGGACAAATTGAGAGAGGCAAGTCTGCTCCAACCATCACTACCCTTTGGAAAATAGCTAGTGGGTTGCGCTTGTCCTTTTCTTCACTCGTTAGTCAATACAAGCCGAATGTCACGATCATAAAAAAGAAGGAAGTAAACCCCATTATTGAAAATAACGGTCAATATCGTGTGTATCCACTAGTCCCATATAATCCCGAACAGCAGTTTGAGATCTTTTCAGTAACCCTTGAACCAGGATGCGAGCGTATAGCAGAACCGCATACTACTGGCGTTGAGGAGTTTATTCTCGTAAATGAAGGCACGCTAGAGGTTGTCGTCAATGAACAAGTTTACGTAGTTGAGTCAGAGGATACTCTTATTTTTAAAGCAGACAGGCCCCACATTTATCGAAACAACGGAGATCGTATTGTAAAATGTTCCGTAGTCATTCACTACTCCAGTCAATGA
- a CDS encoding MerR family transcriptional regulator yields MHAKARNRLDTTQNQQNDLTTKEVKFSIGQVAKMTGSSVPTVRYYDEIGLLSPAEITPGGHRMYTAEEIWRLKLILTLRYLNFGIDDIKRMLAGDIPVDMAIEWQIEALDIQMRTLASMKTILEQTKQSKDGNDSLSYMHELIESISTNALEREKFILEKMFSSVFPEQFPVEWREIFLLGVNVSSLLEGNLSAAQTAALDELEAMFNDPQIVREMKHNVMSFLEVVHLPKISVEMWTARMLKNHKQLLKAAEQHATPDSPVVQANIQEYVLLFADVDELPVSQSFFRRFAEWLLSSQTENLERFRRICIILYPGLQSYMKTNELFYQGVQWKLQQLDNE; encoded by the coding sequence GTGCACGCAAAGGCGAGGAACAGATTAGACACCACACAAAATCAACAGAACGATCTAACAACAAAGGAAGTGAAGTTCTCCATAGGACAAGTGGCGAAAATGACAGGATCTTCTGTACCCACTGTTCGGTATTATGACGAGATTGGCCTGCTTTCACCTGCTGAGATAACTCCTGGAGGTCATCGTATGTATACAGCAGAGGAAATATGGCGGTTAAAACTGATCCTAACCCTGCGCTATTTAAACTTTGGAATTGATGATATTAAGAGAATGTTAGCTGGGGATATCCCTGTTGATATGGCGATAGAATGGCAAATCGAAGCTTTGGACATCCAAATGCGTACACTTGCCAGCATGAAGACTATTTTGGAACAAACAAAGCAGAGTAAGGACGGCAATGATTCTTTGAGCTATATGCACGAGCTTATTGAATCGATTTCCACAAATGCATTGGAACGAGAAAAGTTTATTTTGGAAAAAATGTTTTCGTCCGTTTTTCCTGAACAATTTCCGGTTGAATGGCGAGAGATATTTTTACTAGGGGTTAACGTCTCTTCGTTGCTGGAAGGCAATCTTTCGGCGGCGCAAACGGCTGCATTAGATGAGTTGGAGGCAATGTTTAATGATCCACAGATTGTCCGGGAAATGAAGCATAATGTTATGTCCTTCCTGGAAGTAGTTCACCTACCTAAAATCAGTGTGGAGATGTGGACTGCCAGAATGCTTAAAAACCATAAACAGCTGTTGAAAGCAGCAGAGCAACATGCAACTCCAGATAGTCCTGTCGTACAGGCGAATATTCAAGAGTATGTGTTGCTGTTTGCGGATGTTGACGAACTTCCTGTCTCGCAATCATTTTTCCGTCGATTTGCTGAATGGTTGCTTTCAAGCCAAACCGAAAATCTCGAGCGCTTTAGAAGAATTTGTATAATCCTGTACCCAGGTCTGCAATCGTATATGAAAACAAATGAATTATTCTACCAAGGAGTACAGTGGAAGCTTCAACAACTGGATAACGAGTAA